In Phaeobacter piscinae, one genomic interval encodes:
- a CDS encoding aspartate aminotransferase family protein yields MLHNDQLDQWDRDCFFHPSTHLAEFARGNLPQRVVTGGSGCHIEDRDGNRLLDAFAGLYCVNVGYGRPEIAEAIADQARELAYYHSYVGHGTEASITLAKMILDRAPDHMSKVYFGLSGSDANETNIKLIWYYNNILGRPQKKKIISRWRGYHGSGLMTGSLTGLELFHNKFDLPLAQVVHTEAPIYFRRSDRSQSEADFVAHCVAELEALIAREGADTIAAFIGEPVLGTGGIVPPPAGYWPAIQAVLERHDILLIADEVVTGFGRLGTMFGSDHYGMRPDLITIAKGLTSAYAPLSGSIVSDKMWQVLERGTDENGPIGHGWTYSAHPIGAAAGVANLTLIDQLGLVENAATVGSYLNGEMRKALGDHPNVGDVRGEGMLCAVEFVADRDDHRLFDASDKIGPQIAAKLLEQDSVIARAMPQGDILGFAPPFCLTQDEADRVVSATHRAVTAVLG; encoded by the coding sequence ATGCTTCACAATGACCAACTCGACCAGTGGGATCGCGACTGTTTCTTCCACCCTTCAACGCATCTCGCGGAATTCGCTCGCGGAAATCTGCCACAGCGCGTGGTGACCGGCGGCAGCGGCTGCCATATTGAGGACCGCGACGGCAATCGGCTGCTGGATGCCTTTGCCGGGCTTTACTGCGTGAACGTTGGCTATGGCCGACCTGAGATCGCCGAGGCCATTGCCGATCAGGCCCGCGAGCTAGCCTATTATCATTCTTATGTCGGGCATGGCACCGAGGCCTCGATCACCCTGGCAAAGATGATCCTCGACCGCGCCCCTGACCATATGTCGAAGGTCTACTTTGGTCTTTCCGGCTCTGACGCCAATGAAACCAACATCAAACTGATCTGGTATTACAACAACATTCTGGGCCGCCCTCAGAAGAAGAAAATCATCTCCCGCTGGCGGGGGTACCACGGGTCCGGGCTGATGACCGGCTCGCTGACCGGGCTGGAGCTGTTTCATAATAAATTCGACCTGCCGCTGGCACAGGTGGTCCATACCGAGGCCCCAATTTATTTCCGCCGCAGTGATCGCAGCCAGAGCGAGGCCGACTTTGTTGCCCATTGCGTGGCAGAGCTGGAGGCGCTGATCGCGCGGGAAGGGGCCGATACCATCGCCGCCTTCATCGGGGAGCCGGTTCTGGGCACCGGGGGCATCGTCCCGCCGCCCGCAGGATATTGGCCCGCCATTCAGGCGGTGCTTGAACGGCACGATATCCTGCTGATCGCGGATGAGGTGGTCACCGGCTTTGGTCGCTTGGGCACGATGTTCGGCTCCGATCACTACGGCATGCGCCCCGATCTTATCACCATCGCCAAGGGGCTGACCTCAGCCTATGCGCCGCTGTCGGGCTCTATCGTGTCGGACAAGATGTGGCAGGTGTTGGAGCGCGGCACGGATGAGAACGGCCCGATTGGCCATGGCTGGACCTATTCGGCGCATCCCATCGGCGCCGCTGCCGGGGTGGCCAATCTCACCCTGATTGATCAGCTGGGTCTTGTCGAAAACGCGGCGACCGTTGGCAGTTATCTCAATGGTGAGATGCGCAAGGCCCTCGGCGATCACCCGAATGTCGGGGATGTACGGGGCGAGGGGATGCTCTGCGCGGTGGAATTCGTTGCGGATCGGGACGACCACCGCCTGTTTGACGCCAGTGACAAGATCGGCCCGCAGATAGCCGCCAAATTGCTGGAGCAGGACAGCGTGATCGCGCGGGCCATGCCGCAGGGGGATATCCTGGGCTTTGCGCCCCCCTTCTGCCTGACACAGGATGAGGCCGACCGGGTGGTCTCCGCCACCCATCGAGCGGTCACCGCGGTTCTTGGTTGA
- a CDS encoding M24 family metallopeptidase encodes MTNPNIPFERSEYQQRLAKTRAAMADAGLDALFVTDPSNQAWLTGYDGWSFYVHQGVIVLPDGDPIWWGRHMDMMGARRTCWMPQDQLLGYGDHYVQSTDCHPMQHLAEQLRTRGLGQARIGVEMENYYYSAKAHAVLAAELPQAVLVDATALVNWQRLVKSDAELGFMRKAARITDKVIQTAIERAAPGVRKNDLVADILHAGVTGVEDDWGDYPAIVPLTPSGLDATAAHLTWDGTPMRQGEATFFELSGCYRRYHAPLSRTVFLGTPSQEMLRIEAAQIEGIAAGIEAARAGNRTCDIADAFMAVMAKHGIERSGRMGYPVGLSYPPDWGERTASIRSEDTTVLQPGMVFHFMPALWMDTWGLETTETLLIRDTGAAEPLCSIERKLFVKG; translated from the coding sequence ATGACAAATCCAAACATCCCGTTTGAACGATCCGAGTACCAGCAGCGCCTGGCCAAAACGCGCGCGGCCATGGCCGATGCCGGGCTAGACGCGCTCTTTGTCACCGATCCGTCCAATCAGGCCTGGCTTACCGGCTACGATGGCTGGTCGTTCTACGTGCATCAGGGGGTGATCGTCCTGCCGGATGGCGATCCGATCTGGTGGGGGCGACATATGGACATGATGGGCGCGCGCCGCACCTGCTGGATGCCGCAGGATCAATTGCTGGGCTACGGCGACCACTATGTCCAATCCACCGACTGCCACCCGATGCAGCATCTGGCCGAGCAGCTGCGCACCCGCGGGTTGGGCCAAGCCCGGATCGGGGTCGAGATGGAGAATTACTACTACTCGGCAAAGGCCCATGCCGTATTGGCGGCAGAGCTTCCGCAGGCGGTTCTTGTGGATGCCACCGCGCTGGTCAATTGGCAGCGGCTTGTGAAATCCGATGCAGAGCTGGGCTTTATGCGCAAGGCCGCGCGGATCACCGATAAGGTGATCCAAACCGCCATCGAACGGGCCGCGCCCGGTGTGCGCAAAAACGATCTGGTGGCCGATATCTTGCATGCCGGTGTGACCGGTGTGGAGGACGATTGGGGCGATTACCCGGCCATCGTCCCGCTGACCCCGTCCGGGCTGGATGCGACAGCGGCGCATCTGACCTGGGACGGCACCCCGATGCGGCAGGGCGAGGCAACCTTTTTCGAACTCTCCGGTTGTTATCGCCGCTACCACGCGCCGCTGTCACGTACGGTATTTCTGGGCACCCCCTCACAGGAGATGCTGCGGATCGAGGCGGCGCAGATCGAAGGCATCGCCGCCGGGATCGAGGCGGCCCGCGCGGGCAATCGTACCTGCGATATCGCGGATGCTTTCATGGCCGTAATGGCCAAACACGGGATCGAGCGTTCGGGCCGCATGGGCTACCCTGTTGGCCTGTCCTATCCGCCGGATTGGGGGGAGCGCACGGCGTCGATCCGCAGCGAGGACACCACTGTGCTGCAACCCGGCATGGTCTTCCACTTCATGCCGGCCCTCTGGATGGACACATGGGGGCTGGAGACCACGGAGACTCTGCTGATCCGCGACACGGGCGCTGCTGAGCCGCTCTGCTCGATTGAGCGCAAACTCTTTGTGAAAGGGTGA
- the argE gene encoding acetylornithine deacetylase yields MMEQTTGILSDLIAFPTVSADSNLEMIAYLANRLEDCGARVDVMFDASGQKANLFATLGPETDGGIVLSGHSDVVPVTDQDWTSDPFAMVERDGRLYGRGTCDMKGFIAATLAMAPEFAAQISRRPIHFAFTYDEEVGCIGAGHLVQALRERELKPRLALIGEPTSMRVVEGHKGCHEYSTRFQGLEGHGSDPGRGVNAVEYAARYVNRLLDLRGDLQQRTPPDSRFDPPWTTLNIGALNGGSAHNVIASKAQVDWEMRPVQPSDADHVKDTMARYCRDTLLPAMQAIYPEASIETEVVGEVAGLTPTSQNEARELMADLLGSNAAELVPFGTEAGLFQALGLDVVVCGPGSIAQAHKADEYLSLDQLSDCLRMLERLGDQLAN; encoded by the coding sequence ATGATGGAGCAGACCACCGGCATTCTCTCAGACCTCATCGCCTTTCCGACGGTCTCCGCCGATAGCAATCTGGAGATGATTGCCTATCTGGCCAACCGGCTTGAGGACTGCGGCGCGCGGGTCGATGTGATGTTTGATGCCAGCGGACAAAAGGCCAACCTCTTTGCCACGCTTGGCCCTGAAACCGATGGCGGGATCGTGCTGTCGGGCCACAGCGATGTGGTGCCGGTGACCGATCAGGACTGGACCAGCGACCCGTTTGCAATGGTGGAACGGGACGGGCGGCTCTACGGGCGGGGCACCTGCGACATGAAGGGGTTTATCGCCGCGACACTTGCCATGGCGCCAGAGTTCGCTGCGCAGATCAGCCGCCGCCCCATCCATTTCGCCTTCACCTATGATGAGGAGGTGGGCTGCATTGGGGCCGGTCATCTGGTGCAGGCCCTGCGCGAGCGTGAGTTGAAACCACGACTGGCACTTATCGGCGAACCAACCAGTATGCGCGTCGTCGAAGGGCACAAAGGCTGCCACGAATACAGCACTCGGTTTCAGGGGCTGGAGGGGCACGGCTCCGATCCGGGCCGGGGCGTTAATGCGGTGGAATACGCTGCGCGCTATGTCAATCGCCTGCTGGATCTGCGCGGTGATCTGCAACAGCGCACCCCGCCGGACAGCCGCTTTGATCCGCCCTGGACAACGCTGAACATCGGTGCGCTCAACGGAGGCAGCGCCCATAACGTCATCGCATCAAAGGCGCAGGTGGATTGGGAAATGCGGCCGGTGCAGCCCTCGGACGCGGATCATGTCAAGGACACGATGGCGCGCTATTGCCGCGATACTCTCTTGCCCGCGATGCAGGCGATCTACCCGGAGGCCAGCATCGAGACGGAGGTGGTGGGCGAGGTGGCCGGTCTCACCCCTACCAGCCAAAATGAGGCGCGTGAACTCATGGCGGATCTGCTTGGCAGTAATGCTGCTGAGCTGGTGCCCTTCGGCACCGAGGCGGGGCTGTTTCAGGCGCTTGGCCTGGATGTGGTCGTCTGCGGCCCCGGATCCATCGCGCAGGCGCATAAGGCGGATGAATACCTGTCGCTTGATCAGCTGTCGGACTGTCTGAGGATGCTGGAGCGGTTGGGAGACCAGCTGGCAAACTGA
- a CDS encoding GH1 family beta-glucosidase, with product MFRNNRADFPKEFLFGTATSAYQIEGHGFGGAGPTHWDSFAATPGNVVRAEHGQRACDHYHRYAEDLDLAAAAGVDCYRFSTSWARVMPEGRGVPNPEGLDFYDRLTDAMLERGLKPCVTLYHWELPQALADLGGWRNGEIAKWFGDYTEVIMSRIGDRMYSAAPINEPWCVGWLSHFLGHHAPGLRDIRATARAMHHVMLAHGTAIQVMRARGMGNLGGVFNLEWATPVDDSAAAQQAAARYDAIYNGFFLGGAFHGRYPDLALEGLEPHLPQGWQDDFATITAPVDWCGINYYTRKRIALDAGPWPHYAEVDGPLPKTQMGWEIYPQGLYDFLTRTAREYTGDLPLVVTENGMANADVVTDGTVQDSARIAFVDDHLDALRRAIAEGVPVQGYFLWSLLDNYEWALGYEKRFGLVHVDFDTLKRTPKASYHALQSALTGAR from the coding sequence ATGTTTCGCAACAACCGCGCTGATTTTCCCAAGGAGTTCCTGTTTGGCACTGCCACCTCTGCCTATCAGATCGAAGGCCATGGATTTGGTGGCGCGGGGCCCACCCATTGGGACAGTTTCGCCGCCACACCGGGCAATGTGGTGCGCGCCGAACATGGCCAGCGGGCCTGCGACCACTATCATCGCTACGCTGAGGATCTTGATCTGGCTGCGGCAGCCGGGGTGGACTGCTACCGATTTTCAACCAGCTGGGCGCGGGTCATGCCAGAGGGGCGCGGCGTGCCAAACCCTGAGGGGCTGGATTTCTATGACCGGCTGACAGACGCCATGCTGGAGCGCGGGTTGAAGCCCTGTGTGACGCTGTATCACTGGGAACTGCCGCAGGCCCTGGCGGATCTGGGCGGCTGGCGCAACGGCGAGATTGCCAAGTGGTTTGGCGATTATACTGAGGTCATCATGAGCCGGATTGGCGACCGGATGTATTCCGCTGCCCCGATCAATGAGCCGTGGTGTGTGGGCTGGCTGTCGCATTTTCTTGGCCATCACGCGCCGGGCCTGCGCGACATTCGCGCCACCGCACGGGCCATGCACCATGTGATGCTGGCCCATGGCACTGCCATTCAGGTGATGCGCGCCCGCGGCATGGGCAATCTGGGCGGTGTGTTCAATCTGGAATGGGCCACGCCCGTTGATGACAGCGCGGCCGCGCAGCAGGCCGCCGCGCGCTATGATGCGATCTACAATGGCTTTTTCCTTGGCGGGGCCTTTCACGGGCGTTACCCGGATCTGGCGCTGGAGGGGCTGGAACCGCATCTGCCGCAGGGATGGCAGGATGATTTTGCCACCATCACCGCGCCCGTCGACTGGTGCGGGATCAACTATTACACCCGCAAGCGGATTGCCCTCGACGCTGGCCCTTGGCCGCATTATGCCGAAGTGGACGGCCCGCTGCCGAAAACGCAGATGGGCTGGGAAATCTATCCGCAGGGGCTTTATGATTTCCTGACGCGGACCGCGCGCGAGTATACGGGGGACCTGCCGCTGGTCGTGACGGAAAACGGCATGGCAAATGCGGATGTGGTGACGGATGGCACAGTGCAGGACAGCGCCCGCATTGCCTTTGTGGACGACCATCTGGACGCCCTGCGCCGCGCGATCGCCGAGGGGGTGCCGGTGCAGGGCTATTTTCTGTGGTCGCTCTTGGACAACTATGAATGGGCGCTTGGCTATGAGAAACGCTTCGGGCTGGTGCATGTGGATTTTGACACGCTGAAACGCACGCCCAAGGCATCTTACCATGCGCTGCAATCTGCACTCACGGGCGCGCGCTAA
- a CDS encoding LacI family DNA-binding transcriptional regulator: MNLKDLAAYLNLSQTTVSRALNGFPEVSEATRKRVAAAAEQHNYRPNTRAKALATGRAMAIGHVIPLSSQHEMVNPIFGDFIAGAGESYAAAGYDMVLSLVEDKKQEKAYREMASKRNVDGIVLHAPRMSDPRIGLLREIGLPFAVHGRASDLAGDYCWLDVNNKSAFDRATRFLIDLGHRRICLVNGLESMDFAWRRRAGYECALKAAGLPLDPALMYAEEMTESYGYRTVATTQAMADPPTAYLVSSIIPAMGVRRAIEDSGRQMGREISVITHDDDLSYLRNGDEVPQFTATVSSVQEAGRQLANLLLDQIRNPGLPLPTRLLEAQLTVGRSTGPVPSPR; this comes from the coding sequence ATGAACCTGAAGGACCTGGCCGCATATCTGAACCTGTCGCAAACGACAGTGAGCCGCGCGCTCAACGGCTTTCCCGAGGTGAGCGAAGCAACCCGCAAACGCGTGGCGGCCGCCGCAGAGCAACACAACTACCGCCCCAACACCCGCGCCAAAGCGCTGGCCACAGGGCGGGCAATGGCGATTGGTCACGTGATCCCGCTGTCGTCGCAGCATGAGATGGTGAACCCGATTTTCGGCGACTTCATTGCGGGCGCTGGCGAGAGCTATGCCGCAGCCGGCTACGACATGGTGTTGTCGCTGGTTGAGGATAAGAAGCAGGAAAAAGCCTATCGCGAGATGGCCTCCAAGCGGAATGTTGATGGCATCGTCCTGCATGCGCCGCGCATGTCGGATCCCCGGATCGGGCTGTTGCGTGAAATCGGCCTGCCCTTTGCCGTGCACGGCCGCGCCTCCGATCTGGCGGGGGATTATTGCTGGCTGGATGTAAACAACAAAAGCGCTTTTGACCGGGCGACGCGGTTTCTCATCGACCTTGGGCACCGGCGGATCTGTCTGGTGAACGGGTTGGAGAGCATGGATTTCGCCTGGCGTCGGCGGGCGGGCTATGAATGCGCGCTAAAGGCGGCAGGCCTGCCGCTGGATCCCGCGCTGATGTATGCGGAAGAGATGACCGAGAGCTATGGGTATCGCACGGTTGCGACGACTCAGGCGATGGCGGATCCGCCCACCGCCTATCTGGTGTCGTCGATCATCCCCGCAATGGGCGTGCGCCGCGCGATCGAGGATTCAGGGCGTCAGATGGGCCGCGAGATCTCCGTCATCACCCATGACGATGACCTGTCCTATCTGCGCAACGGCGATGAGGTGCCGCAATTCACCGCCACCGTCTCCTCCGTACAGGAGGCAGGCCGCCAACTGGCCAATCTGCTGCTGGACCAGATCCGCAATCCCGGCCTGCCGCTTCCGACACGTCTGCTAGAAGCGCAGCTGACCGTTGGCCGTTCCACCGGGCCTGTGCCCTCTCCTCGCTGA
- a CDS encoding ABC transporter substrate-binding protein, producing the protein MKRSLLAAVGVFALSAGLAQAEGALTFPVGEGEFNWESFEALKATDLSGEQVTVFGPWLGPDQEVVEKVLAYFAEATGADVRYTGSDSFEQQIVVDAEAGSAPNVAVFPQPGLVSDMAARGFIAPLGSETADWVRENYAAGDSWVDLSTFTGPDGNDDVFGLFYKVDVKSLVWYVPETFEDFGYDIPQSMEELKALTDQMVADGNTPWCIGLGSGGATGWPATDWVEDMMLRTQDPSVYDQWVSNEIPFTDPRVVNAIEEFGYFARNDDYVSGGAGAVASTDFRDSPKGLFASPPQCLMHRQASFIPAFFPEGTEVGLDADFFYFPAYAEKDLGSPVLGAGTLWSITNDSKGARALMEFLKSPIGHEVWMAQQGFLTPHKGVNTDVYATDTLKKMGEILLSADTFRFDASDLMPGGVGAGSFWTGMVGYAGGTPAEEVAAEIQSSWDALK; encoded by the coding sequence ATGAAACGCAGTCTTTTGGCAGCAGTCGGCGTCTTTGCCCTGTCTGCTGGTCTTGCGCAGGCCGAAGGCGCGCTGACCTTTCCGGTCGGCGAGGGGGAGTTTAACTGGGAGAGCTTCGAGGCGCTGAAGGCAACCGATCTGTCGGGGGAGCAGGTCACGGTTTTTGGCCCGTGGCTTGGCCCGGATCAGGAGGTCGTCGAAAAGGTGCTGGCCTATTTCGCTGAAGCCACCGGTGCGGACGTGCGTTACACCGGCTCTGACAGTTTTGAGCAGCAGATCGTGGTCGATGCGGAGGCAGGCTCCGCGCCCAACGTCGCCGTTTTCCCACAGCCGGGTCTGGTGTCCGACATGGCCGCGCGCGGCTTCATTGCACCCTTGGGCAGCGAGACCGCCGATTGGGTGCGTGAAAACTACGCAGCTGGCGACTCCTGGGTTGATCTCAGCACCTTCACGGGGCCGGACGGCAACGACGATGTCTTTGGCCTGTTCTACAAGGTGGATGTGAAATCCCTTGTCTGGTACGTGCCTGAAACATTTGAAGATTTCGGCTATGACATCCCCCAGTCGATGGAAGAGCTGAAGGCGCTGACCGATCAGATGGTCGCCGATGGCAACACGCCTTGGTGCATCGGTCTGGGATCTGGTGGTGCCACTGGCTGGCCTGCAACCGACTGGGTTGAAGATATGATGCTGCGCACCCAGGATCCGAGCGTCTATGACCAATGGGTCAGCAATGAAATCCCCTTCACCGATCCGCGCGTTGTGAATGCCATCGAGGAATTCGGCTACTTCGCCCGCAACGATGATTACGTCTCGGGTGGTGCGGGCGCCGTGGCCTCCACCGATTTCCGTGACAGCCCCAAAGGTCTGTTCGCCAGCCCGCCGCAATGTCTGATGCATCGTCAGGCGTCGTTTATCCCGGCGTTCTTCCCAGAAGGGACCGAAGTGGGTTTGGATGCTGATTTCTTCTACTTCCCGGCCTACGCGGAAAAGGATCTGGGCAGCCCGGTTCTGGGCGCTGGTACACTCTGGTCGATCACCAACGACAGCAAAGGTGCGCGCGCGCTGATGGAGTTCCTGAAATCCCCCATCGGGCATGAGGTCTGGATGGCGCAGCAGGGCTTCCTGACCCCGCATAAGGGCGTGAACACCGATGTCTATGCCACCGACACGCTGAAGAAGATGGGGGAGATCCTGCTCTCTGCCGATACCTTCCGCTTTGACGCATCTGACCTGATGCCGGGTGGTGTAGGCGCGGGATCCTTCTGGACCGGAATGGTCGGCTATGCAGGCGGCACCCCGGCGGAAGAGGTCGCGGCTGAGATCCAGTCCTCCTGGGATGCTCTGAAGTAA
- a CDS encoding carbohydrate ABC transporter permease, producing the protein MHPAIQGLLTIAFGVGGCVGYFYFSNLVLDRVIFPARGVHIARNIRRANMIRPWLFLLPALLALGLYLAYPVVETLRLSVTERVPGGGSEFVGLANYQQMLAEAKFWEALQNNFLWLLVVPAASTAFGLLAAQLTDRLAWGNIAKSLIFMPMAISFVGAAVIWKLVYDARPEGTDQIGVLNAVYIYFGGDGPMQWLTIPFWNSFFLMMVLIWIQTGFAMVILSAALRGIPEETVEAAIVDGAGPFQIFFKIKVPQIMDTIVVVWTTITIVVLKVFDIVFAMTNGQWETQVLANYMYDKLFRANDWGVGSASAMVIMLLVLPILVWNVYNARREMR; encoded by the coding sequence ATGCATCCAGCCATTCAGGGCCTGCTCACAATCGCCTTTGGCGTCGGAGGGTGTGTCGGCTATTTCTACTTTTCCAATCTCGTGCTGGACCGGGTGATCTTTCCGGCGCGCGGCGTGCATATCGCCCGCAACATCCGTCGCGCCAATATGATCCGGCCTTGGCTGTTCCTCTTGCCCGCATTGCTCGCGCTGGGGCTTTATCTGGCCTATCCGGTGGTTGAAACCCTGCGCCTGTCGGTCACCGAACGGGTTCCTGGCGGCGGATCGGAATTTGTCGGTCTTGCCAACTACCAGCAGATGCTGGCAGAGGCGAAATTCTGGGAGGCGCTTCAGAACAACTTCCTGTGGCTCCTCGTTGTGCCTGCGGCTTCAACGGCATTCGGCCTGCTGGCCGCACAGCTGACCGACCGGCTGGCCTGGGGCAATATCGCAAAATCGCTGATCTTCATGCCGATGGCGATCTCATTTGTCGGCGCTGCGGTGATCTGGAAACTGGTCTATGACGCGCGCCCCGAAGGCACCGATCAGATCGGCGTCTTGAATGCGGTCTACATCTACTTTGGCGGCGACGGGCCGATGCAATGGCTGACAATTCCATTCTGGAACAGCTTCTTTCTGATGATGGTGCTGATCTGGATCCAGACTGGTTTTGCCATGGTGATCCTGTCGGCAGCCTTGCGTGGCATCCCCGAAGAAACCGTGGAGGCGGCCATCGTGGATGGGGCCGGACCGTTTCAGATCTTCTTCAAGATCAAGGTGCCGCAGATCATGGACACCATCGTTGTGGTCTGGACCACCATCACCATCGTCGTGCTCAAGGTTTTTGACATCGTCTTTGCCATGACCAACGGCCAGTGGGAGACGCAGGTTCTGGCCAACTACATGTACGACAAACTGTTCCGCGCCAATGACTGGGGCGTCGGCTCTGCTAGCGCCATGGTCATCATGCTGCTGGTGCTGCCGATCCTGGTCTGGAACGTCTATAACGCCCGCCGCGAAATGCGCTGA
- a CDS encoding carbohydrate ABC transporter permease, with protein MTVIAGEKPALIWALRLSVVLLVGLWLFPTLGLLVSSFRTSDQIATSGWWRAMFPSEQNLTLRTDPPSAQVQEGDLYVIEGRLFAEGTESAISAWGTSAREPAAYQPGETAELRRGGTLTVTEDGAYRLESTEEISGKRGPRVFVTATVPPEFTLENYETVLVSGNATDNMAKAFFNTLTVTIPATIIPILVAAFAAYALAWMEFPGRALLVAAIVGLLVVPLQLALIPLLKFHNEIGIGKGYIGVWMAHTGFGLPLAIYLLRNYIVGIPRDIIENARVDGATDFMIFVRIILPLSFPALASFAIFQFLWTWNDLLVAMVFLIDATGETTVMTKQIVELLGTRGGNWEILATSAFVSIAVPLAVFFAMQKYLVRGLLAGSVK; from the coding sequence ATGACTGTTATTGCCGGAGAAAAACCTGCGCTGATCTGGGCCTTGCGCCTGTCTGTGGTGCTGTTGGTGGGGCTGTGGCTGTTCCCGACGCTGGGCCTCTTGGTGTCCTCCTTCCGCACCTCGGACCAGATCGCGACCAGCGGCTGGTGGCGTGCGATGTTCCCGAGCGAGCAGAACCTGACCCTGCGCACCGATCCCCCGAGCGCACAGGTGCAGGAGGGCGACCTCTATGTGATTGAGGGGCGTCTCTTCGCGGAAGGCACCGAGAGCGCGATCTCCGCCTGGGGCACCTCGGCACGCGAACCCGCGGCTTACCAGCCCGGTGAAACGGCAGAGCTGCGCCGTGGTGGCACCCTGACAGTCACCGAGGATGGCGCCTACCGGCTTGAAAGCACCGAGGAAATCAGTGGCAAACGCGGCCCCCGCGTGTTCGTCACCGCAACCGTGCCGCCAGAGTTCACGCTGGAGAATTATGAGACCGTACTGGTGTCCGGCAATGCGACAGACAATATGGCAAAGGCGTTTTTCAACACGCTGACCGTCACCATTCCGGCCACCATCATCCCGATTCTCGTCGCGGCCTTTGCAGCCTATGCGCTGGCATGGATGGAATTTCCGGGCCGTGCCCTTCTGGTGGCCGCGATTGTCGGCCTGTTGGTCGTGCCCCTGCAGCTGGCGCTGATCCCGCTGCTGAAGTTCCACAATGAGATCGGCATCGGCAAGGGCTACATCGGCGTCTGGATGGCGCACACCGGTTTTGGCCTGCCGCTCGCGATTTACCTCCTGCGCAACTACATTGTCGGCATTCCCCGTGACATTATTGAAAACGCCCGCGTCGATGGCGCCACTGATTTCATGATCTTTGTGCGCATCATCCTGCCGCTGTCCTTCCCCGCGCTGGCCTCTTTTGCGATCTTCCAGTTCCTGTGGACCTGGAACGACCTTCTGGTGGCGATGGTGTTCCTGATCGACGCAACCGGAGAAACCACAGTGATGACCAAGCAGATTGTTGAACTGCTCGGCACCCGTGGCGGCAATTGGGAGATCCTCGCAACCTCCGCCTTTGTCTCGATCGCGGTGCCGCTCGCCGTCTTCTTCGCGATGCAAAAATACCTCGTCCGCGGCCTCCTTGCAGGCTCGGTCAAGTGA